One part of the Salvelinus fontinalis isolate EN_2023a chromosome 4, ASM2944872v1, whole genome shotgun sequence genome encodes these proteins:
- the LOC129854283 gene encoding LOW QUALITY PROTEIN: beta,beta-carotene 15,15'-dioxygenase-like (The sequence of the model RefSeq protein was modified relative to this genomic sequence to represent the inferred CDS: substituted 1 base at 1 genomic stop codon), which produces MSQFLIGKNGTESPEPVKAEVTGCVPEWLQGTLLRNGPGLFKVGDTEYNHWFDGMALIHSFTFKDGEVYYRSKFLRSDTFKKNTQANKIVVSEFGTMIYPDPCKNIFSKAFSYLLAAIPDFTDNNLINIIRYGEDYYASSEVNYMNQIDPMTLDVIGKMNYRNHIALNMATAHPHYDDEGNTYNMGTALMRFGMPNYVIFKVPVNASDKEHKKPALRKVKQVCNIPFRSTLFPSYFHSFGMTENYIIFVEQPFKLDILRLATAIFRRVNWASCLKYDKEDITLIHLIDKKTGKAVSTKFYTDALVVFHHINAYEDDGHVVFDMITYKDSNLYEMFYLANLRKETHEFIESNKVNFSPPICQRFVLPLTVDKDTPNGTNXVRLKDTTAKAVMQRDGSLYCLPDTIFEGLELPGVNYKFNGKKYRYFYGSRVKWTPHPNKIGKVDIVTRKYIEWTEEDCYPSEPVFVASPGAVEEDDGVILSSVVSINPKKSPFMIVLNAKTFEEIARASIDASIHMDLHGHFIPTQSTN; this is translated from the exons GATGTGTCCCTGAGTGGCTACAAGGGACATTGCTGCGCAATGGGCCTGGTCTTTTTAAAGTGGGAGACACTGAATACAACCACTGGTTTGATGGCATGGCCTTAATTCATAGTTTCACCTTCAAAGATG GTGAGGTGTACTACAGGAGTAAATTCCTGAGGAGTGACACCTTCAAGAAAAACACTCAGGCAAACAAGATTGTTGTGTCAGAATTTGGGACCATGATCTATCCCGATCCCtgcaaaaacatattttcaaa AGCCTTCTCCTACCTTCTCGCTGCCATCCCTGACTTCACAGATAACAACCTGATAAACATCATTAGATATGGGGAAGACTACTATGCCTCATCAGAAGTCAACTACATGAATCAAATTGACCCAATGACCCTGGACGTAATTGGAAAG ATGAACTACAGGAATCACATAGCTCTGAACATGGCGACTGCACACCCTCACTACGACGATGAGGGAAACACCTATAACATGGGAACTGCCCTCATGAGGTTTGGCATGCCCAACTATGTCATCTTCAAGGTTCCAGTAAATGCATCAG ATAAGGAGCATAAGAAGCCTGCCCTGCGGAAGGTGAAGCAGGTCTGCAATATACCGTTTCGCTCTACCCTCTTCCCCAGCTACTTCCACAGCTTCGGCATGACAGAGAATTACATAATCTTTGTCGAGCAGCCATTCAAACTGGACATCCTCAGACTGGCCACAGCTATATTTAGACGCGTCAACTGGGCCAGCTGCCTCAAATACGACAAAGAGGACATT ACGCTGATCCACCTGATCGACAAGAAGACTGGGAAGGCTGTGTCCACCAAGTTCTACACAGATGCCCTGGTGGTTTTCCACCATATCAACGCCTACGAGGACGACGGCCATGTAGTGTTTGACATGATCACCTATAAAGACAGCAATCTGTATGAAATGTTCTACTTAGCAAACCTGAGAAAGGAAACACATGAATTCATTGAGAGCAACAAGGTCAACTTCTCCCCACCAATCTGCCAGAGATTCGTCTTGCCTCTCACTGTTGACAAG GATACTCCAAATGGAACAAATTAGGTGAGGCTCAAAGACACAACAGCCAAAGCAGTGATGCAGAGAGATGGCTCGCTGTATTGCCTGCCTGACACAATATTTGAAG GTTTGGAGTTGCCAGGGGTGAACTACAAATTCAATGGCAAGAAGTATCGTTATTTCTATGGCTCAAGAGTGAAGTGGACTCCACATCCAAATAAG ATTGGGAAGGTGGACATCGTTACCAGAAAGTACATTGAGTGGACAGAGGAGGACTGCTACCCCTCTGAGCCTGTGTTTGTTGCCTCACCAGGAGCTGTGGAGGAGGATGACG GAGTCATTTTGTCCTCAGTCGTCTCAATCAATCCAAAGAAATCCCCCTTCATGATTGTCCTTAATGCCAAAACCTTTGAGGAAATTGCTCGTGCCTCAATCGACGCCAGCATTCACATGGATCTGCATGGACACTTCATTCCCACACAGAGCACCAACTGA